ACGGACACATGAGAGTCGGTCAGGAAGGCATAGGGAATCGCCAACCAGGCCGCCGCCATGACGCCAAGCTGCACAAGATCGACCACGCCGAAGATGGCGCTATCGGTCGGACGGAGCGCCACGTCGACAACGGTCACGGCCATCGCCCCGCCCAGCCCCAGCATCCCGAGCAGAGCGACGATGCGGGCGAAGCGGGTGAGCAGATCGTCCAGACGCGCGAGCGTAGCCCCGCTCGGCCGATCTCCGGTCACTTCGCTTCGAACTGTGCGACGTAGTCCTGGGCCTTTGCGAAGATCTCACGAGCGTTCTCGACGCCCTGCCCCTCCAACTCGTCCAGGTAGGCCTCGATCATCGGCGCGAGCGCTTCGCGCCAGCGGGCGCGCTCGGCGTCGCCGAGGGTCGTGACGCCATTGCCCTTCTCCTTGGCCGCGGCCAGTCCCGGCGCGTCCCAGGCATTCCACCAGTCGCCGAACTTGGCCGTCAAGGCGTCACCGGAGGCACCATCGATACAGGCCTGCACATCGGCCGGCAGGCGGTCGTAGCTGCGCTGGTTCATCACGAGAAAGAAGGAAACCGTGTAGGCGCGCGCGTCGAGATGGTGCTCCAACACCTCCGCGAGCCGGAAAGAACGGACCGGATCCCACGGGAAGACGGTTCCGTCGATCACACCCTTTTCGAGATTCTCGTAAACCTGACCCGGCGGCATGCCCTGGGGAATCGCGCCCAGGGATTCGAGCATCATGGAGATCGCCGGGCTGGGTGTCCGGATGCGCAAACCCCGCATGTCCTCCATCGTCCCGACCTGCGTTCCACGCGTGTGGATCAGGCCGCCGTTGTGCGCGTGCAGCGCCAGGACCTTCAGGCCTTCGTACTCCTCGGCCAGATAGTCCGGGAAGAGCGCCCAGAGGGTGCGGGACGCGGCATCGGCGGACTCCGTCAGGAAGGGCAGATCGATCACCGAAGTCCGCGGAAAGCGCCCGCGCGGGATGCCGTGCAGGCCATGGGCGATATCGACCACACCGGCCAGAACCTGTTCCTGCTGCTTGGCGACATTGCCGAGCTGGGTGCCGCCGGGAAAGATCTCGACGGCGACCTGACCGTTGCTGCAGGTCGCCAGGTCCTCGGCCCAAGGCTGGAGGAAATCGGTGTGAATACCGTGCACCGGCGGCAGGAAGTGGCTGAGCTTGAGCTCGTACTCGGCGGCCTGGAGCGTACTCACGGTCAAGCCGACCGCGAAGACGGTCCCCACCAGAAGCTGTGCGATCCGCATGGTGTTATCGAACCTCCCTCTTGTTCAGTTTGTCGCGGTCTAGGCGCGGCCGAAGGCGATCGGATAGGACAGGAAGCCTCGGAAGCGGGCGCGTCCGCCGCGCCGATAGGCTCCGGCGCGGCGGATCTCCGGCATGCGGGCCAGCAGCCGCCCAATGGCGATCTTGCCCTCCAGTCGCGCCAGGGTCATGCCGGCGCAGGCGTGAATGCCGCCGCCGAAAGCCAGGTGACGGTTGGGGGTACGCCCGATATCGAGTCGGTCCGGTTCGGGAAACTGCGCTGGGTCCCGGTTGGCGGCGCCGATGCCGAGCGTGACCAGTGTCCCGGCCTCCAGGGCGACACCGTCGATCTCGGCAGGTTCCAGCAGACGGCGGTTGCCCAGTTGATTGGAACTTTCGAAGCGCAGGAACTCCTCGACGGCCGTGACGATCAGGTCCGGCTCGGCGCGCAGGCGCACCATCTGGTCGGGGTATTCCAGCAAGGCGGCGATGCCGTTGCCGATCAGGTTGGTGGTGGTCTCATGGCCGGCGTTCAGCAGAAAGATGCAGTTCTGCACCAGCTCCACCTCACTCAACCGCTCGCCGGCATCGGTCGTCTCGGCCAGCAGCATGCCCAGCACCTCGCCCCCCTCGGCCAGCTTTCCCTTGCGGTAGCGGTCGATGTGGAAGGCCAGGTAGTCGCTGAACGCGGTGACCGAGCGGTTGCCCCACTCCAGCGCCGCCGCGCTCGGCACCGGCTCGAGCGCGCCCAGAATGGCAAGCGACCAGTCGCGCAGAGGGCCTCTCTCGCTCTTGGGAATCCCGAGCATGTCGCCGATGATCTGCACCGGCAGGCCGGCGGCGTAGTCGGTCACCACGTCCATGCCGCCCCGTACCTCGGCTTCGTCCAGCATCTCCTCGACCATCTCGACGAAGCGGGGCTCCAGCAGATTCAAGGCACGCGGCGTGAAGGCCGGCGCCAGAAGCCGCCGCACCCGGGTGTGGAGCGGCGGATCGTTGAAGACGAGGCTAGTGGTGTGGTGCAGGAAAAGCGGAGAGTCGCCGTACTTCGGGGCGAACTCGATTTTCTTGTCGGAACTGAAGCGCCGGTCGCGATAGACCGCCGCCACGTCGTCGTAACGGGTCAGAAAGACACCGCCGTCGGGCTGGCGGTGGACCGGGTCGAAGGCCCGCAACAGACGATAGGTCGGATAGGGATCGTCCAGAAAGGCTCTGTCGATCTCGCGCAGATCGAAGGCGAGCGCCCGTGCGCGCGCCTCCCGCTCGCTCAGCTCGGCCGCCAGCGCGACCATGCCGCCTCCTCCCGGTATTTATCCTTTTTCGTTGGCGCCATTCTCGGCAGAGGATCGTTTGCGGTCAATCCTGGGTGTTCAATCTTCGGCAATCAGCACGCCGCTCGTCAGCAGCGCGGCGATCTGCTCGGCGTCGTAGCCGGCCTCACGCAGGACCTCCCGGCTGTGCTGGCCGTAAAGCGGCGCCGGTCGGGTCACGCCGCCCGGCGTTTCGGACAGCTTGATCGGCAGGCCGAGCGTCTTCATCGGGCCGACGGTCGGATGCTCTAGCTCCACCACCATCTCGCGCGCGAGGGCCTGGGGGTCCCTGTGCATTTCGCCGACGCTCAGGACCGGTCCGGCCGGGAAGCCAGCCTGCTCGAAGATCGCCAGCCATTCGGCCGTCGTCTTTGCCTTGAAATAGGTCTCCAGCGCGGCCACCAGTTCGTCCAGATGCGCCATGCGCGCCTTATTCTCGGCGAAGCGGGGATCCTCCGCCAAGGGCTGCGCGCCGAGAGCCTCCAGCAGGCGCAGCCAGTTCGCCTGGTTCGCCGCACCCACGTTGATATAGCCGTCCGCGGTCGCGAAGGCCTGATAGGGCGCGTTCAGCGGATGCGCCGAGCCGAGCGGGCCCGGCGAGTTGCCTGTCGCGAAGGCGATGGCCGATTGCCAGTAGGTCTGAACGATTCCGGCCTCGAACAGCGAGGTATCGACCCGCTGTCCCCGCCCCGTCCCGCTTCGCGCCTGCAGCGCCGAGACGGCGCCCAAGGCACCCAGGATGCCGGCGACAACGTCGGACACCGGCGCGCCGACCTTGACCGGCGGCCGGCCATGGCCCTCGCCCGTGATCGACATCAGGCCGCTCATGCCCTGCGCGATCAGGTCGAAGCCGCCGCGTTCGGCATAGGGACCGCTGCGTCCGAAGCCGGAGAGTTCGACGTAGATCAGCCCGGGATTGTCCTGGCGTAGCGCTTCGTAGCCGAGACCTAGCCGTTCCATCGTGCCCTG
This genomic stretch from Algihabitans albus harbors:
- a CDS encoding TRAP transporter substrate-binding protein, which produces MRIAQLLVGTVFAVGLTVSTLQAAEYELKLSHFLPPVHGIHTDFLQPWAEDLATCSNGQVAVEIFPGGTQLGNVAKQQEQVLAGVVDIAHGLHGIPRGRFPRTSVIDLPFLTESADAASRTLWALFPDYLAEEYEGLKVLALHAHNGGLIHTRGTQVGTMEDMRGLRIRTPSPAISMMLESLGAIPQGMPPGQVYENLEKGVIDGTVFPWDPVRSFRLAEVLEHHLDARAYTVSFFLVMNQRSYDRLPADVQACIDGASGDALTAKFGDWWNAWDAPGLAAAKEKGNGVTTLGDAERARWREALAPMIEAYLDELEGQGVENAREIFAKAQDYVAQFEAK
- a CDS encoding CaiB/BaiF CoA transferase family protein; this translates as MTGQDRAAQGPLAGVKVIELAHIMAGPVCGLMLADLGAEVIKVEKVPGGDDTRRMTPPEQAGESSAFMMVNRNKRAIALNLKEPEGLAVLRRLLADADIVIENYRQGTMERLGLGYEALRQDNPGLIYVELSGFGRSGPYAERGGFDLIAQGMSGLMSITGEGHGRPPVKVGAPVSDVVAGILGALGAVSALQARSGTGRGQRVDTSLFEAGIVQTYWQSAIAFATGNSPGPLGSAHPLNAPYQAFATADGYINVGAANQANWLRLLEALGAQPLAEDPRFAENKARMAHLDELVAALETYFKAKTTAEWLAIFEQAGFPAGPVLSVGEMHRDPQALAREMVVELEHPTVGPMKTLGLPIKLSETPGGVTRPAPLYGQHSREVLREAGYDAEQIAALLTSGVLIAED
- a CDS encoding cytochrome P450, which codes for MVALAAELSEREARARALAFDLREIDRAFLDDPYPTYRLLRAFDPVHRQPDGGVFLTRYDDVAAVYRDRRFSSDKKIEFAPKYGDSPLFLHHTTSLVFNDPPLHTRVRRLLAPAFTPRALNLLEPRFVEMVEEMLDEAEVRGGMDVVTDYAAGLPVQIIGDMLGIPKSERGPLRDWSLAILGALEPVPSAAALEWGNRSVTAFSDYLAFHIDRYRKGKLAEGGEVLGMLLAETTDAGERLSEVELVQNCIFLLNAGHETTTNLIGNGIAALLEYPDQMVRLRAEPDLIVTAVEEFLRFESSNQLGNRRLLEPAEIDGVALEAGTLVTLGIGAANRDPAQFPEPDRLDIGRTPNRHLAFGGGIHACAGMTLARLEGKIAIGRLLARMPEIRRAGAYRRGGRARFRGFLSYPIAFGRA